From Bacillus rossius redtenbacheri isolate Brsri chromosome 16, Brsri_v3, whole genome shotgun sequence, a single genomic window includes:
- the LOC134540005 gene encoding cuticle protein 19-like, with protein sequence MAYKVCAVLLLVAAACRAGVLHGGAVSYAAATNSLGHGYGGLALAHAAPAIDYYAHPKYGFEYGVADPHTGDVKSQSEQRDGDAVEGQYSLVEPDGSTRLVQYRADDHSGFQAVVSRIGHAAHPAAVHPHHGYH encoded by the exons ATGGCTTACAAG GTGTGCGCAGTGTTGCTGCTCGTGGCGGCGGCTTGCCGGGCGGGGGTTCTGCACGGAGGAGCGGTCAGCTACGCCGCCGCTACGAACAGTCTGGGCCACGGCTACGGCGGTCTGGCGCTGGCTCATGCTGCTCCTGCCATCGACTACTAC GCGCACCCCAAGTACGGGTTCGAGTACGGCGTGGCGGACCCGCACACGGGCGACGTGAAGAGCCAGTCGGAGCAGCGGGACGGGGATGCAGTGGAGGGCCAGTACTCGCTGGTGGAGCCGGACGGGAGCACGCGGCTGGTGCAGTACCGCGCCGACGACCACAGCGGCTTCCAGGCCGTCGTCAGCAGGATCGGCCACGCAGCGCACCCGGCGGCCGTCCACCCGCACCACGGCTACCACTGA